A part of Podarcis raffonei isolate rPodRaf1 chromosome 12, rPodRaf1.pri, whole genome shotgun sequence genomic DNA contains:
- the TMEM42 gene encoding transmembrane protein 42, translated as MPAGWGAAFAAGAGLLGALAACSAKLALGADYLRGACAAVVGGEEAASGACSWLPMMLRIGCGGLVLACNAIMWTFFAKALRYSSSSATATLTSTASNFISSAFLGKLLFGETHALLWWIGISLTLLGLLLLHTTPPLAEEKKEKKR; from the exons ATGCCAGCCGGCTGGGGAGCTGCCTTCGCCGCCGGGGCTGGTCTGTTGGGGGCGCTGGCCGCCTGCTCCGCGAAGCTGGCCCTGGGGGCGGATTACCTCCGGGGAGCCTGCGCCGCGGTCGTCGGAGGCGAGGAGGCGGCCTCTGGTGCCTGCTCCTGG TTGCCCATGATGCTTCGCATTGGATGCGGTGGCCTTGTGCTTGCATGCAACGCAATCATGTGGACTTTCTTTGCCAAAGCCTTAAggtactcctcctcctcggcTACAGCAACTTTGACCTCAACAGCGTCTAACTTCATCTCTTCC gctTTCCTTGGCAAGTTGCTCTTTGGGGAGACTCATGCCCTGTTGTGGTGGATAGGAATATCCTTAACCCTTCTTGGGCTTTTGCTGCTCCACACGACACCACCCTTagcagaagaaaagaaggaaaagaagagatGA